GGACCAACCGCACCGGCGGTGAAGGTGGCGGCATGATCGGTGAATTCGATATCTATGGCGTATTGGTCCCCGCGCTGCTGGTCTGGCTGGCGGTGGCCTATGTGGTCTACTTCGCCGTGCGTGGCGTTTTGAGCGTGGCAGGCGTCTACCGCTTCATCTGGCATCGTCCGCTGTTCGACGCCGCGCTCTATGTCATTCTTCTTGGTGCAATTGTCTTTGTCGCCGCAAAGGTGCTGTCATGAAGCTGCCCCACATCAGCG
The Rhodoplanes sp. Z2-YC6860 genome window above contains:
- a CDS encoding DUF1656 domain-containing protein; this translates as MIGEFDIYGVLVPALLVWLAVAYVVYFAVRGVLSVAGVYRFIWHRPLFDAALYVILLGAIVFVAAKVLS